In the Mycoplasma zalophi genome, one interval contains:
- a CDS encoding DUF885 family protein: MKFKKRSLYLFLGTAAMIATISPAVAASCTPSKVVEDEKNKQAIETQLARIQDITRRANNFINDKLQAEEFKDSKIQLLGILQSINVLKDIKDAEALKAEVDSYETKYLSFKENLKNLDEIRKSTSKYVDEITKMYETFLTERENLLGETAGALTDETKEVLLTYEKAKLAEFQAYLAKQISTSERVWIGSIITKIQQDIALIESDIRYVGGDALILADDSMLKFYFDGINDQLFSIRTHKYGEELRQLNDSWTISIVTLDSNNETIEKLKAEKAKAKTDEERLEKDKKIKELEKENEVLNENISNINQKINEINDAVFPFIVPYINQLIENLKSGVKKDITNSKVYVKQGVSSLLVNNFADALERFFNSTNDKITLQEFLNNSELLGELTPLQKIVKMFLEYYGVEYLTKAHGEGLSTITLSKTNFSDDNKAVEFEKEDTYVIPDTFNKIYGLGYTNGDLAAKNVGLGGMKNKEAAKKIYEALLFSNLTIKKTAQEIYNWGVERSRGDLAAFEFVANKIATLVTGSETADWTPTVKYNAVKLDATPSNPASSTDVKLNIRVGGKLNIKEWYKWLTQDDMYYGLEATMTPEKADQIIKDPAYADYVALADSRGFEKYKNSEEKYDFNQSITNKQMYASGLEALKQYNIWREKTQDFASSYFNKGIENVKIIPVKEFSTDLGSYSNRAGAFFFNLKPYMGLPKWSTTSFVNHESKMGHHNQLWYTKSYGAKEGDKKLEIFDSTAYAEGWALFMEWFAIETGWYGTPDYSDANNYDKIPRDFYHAIDGYLPALANDEKASPEEIAYLKEVAGGTYWNLATSVQKNLTDTQAAKLAIQIGNLMQYYGAINEATLRDNRLALDTALHGIIDSPDEYIGSGISINDQREFMKKHLQLPSDINAYPKRYLGYLGQATSYNTGKEVMKDIYKKVQKASGKTRKEFAEDKETLKKMFNLYLSYGNIPLEVLEELVISQMIPNADENNKY, translated from the coding sequence ATGAAATTCAAAAAACGTTCTTTATACCTATTTTTAGGTACTGCAGCAATGATAGCAACTATTTCACCAGCGGTTGCTGCTTCATGTACACCAAGTAAGGTAGTAGAAGACGAAAAAAATAAACAAGCTATTGAAACACAACTAGCTCGTATTCAAGATATTACAAGACGTGCAAATAATTTTATTAATGACAAGTTACAAGCAGAAGAATTTAAAGATTCAAAAATTCAATTATTAGGAATATTACAATCAATTAATGTTTTAAAAGACATTAAAGATGCTGAAGCTTTAAAGGCAGAAGTAGATAGTTATGAAACAAAATACTTAAGTTTTAAAGAAAATTTAAAGAATCTTGATGAAATACGTAAATCAACATCTAAATATGTAGATGAAATTACTAAAATGTATGAAACATTTTTAACTGAAAGAGAAAATTTACTTGGAGAAACCGCGGGAGCTTTAACAGATGAAACTAAAGAAGTTCTACTAACTTATGAAAAAGCTAAATTAGCAGAATTCCAAGCTTATCTAGCAAAACAAATTTCTACAAGTGAAAGAGTTTGAATAGGATCAATAATAACCAAAATTCAACAAGATATTGCGCTAATAGAATCAGATATTAGATATGTTGGTGGAGATGCATTAATTTTAGCTGATGACTCTATGCTTAAATTTTATTTTGACGGAATAAATGATCAACTATTTTCAATAAGAACTCATAAGTATGGAGAAGAATTAAGACAATTAAACGACAGTTGAACAATATCAATAGTAACATTGGATAGTAATAACGAAACAATTGAAAAATTAAAAGCAGAAAAAGCTAAAGCAAAGACTGATGAAGAAAGACTAGAAAAAGATAAAAAAATTAAAGAATTAGAGAAAGAAAACGAAGTACTTAATGAAAATATATCAAATATAAATCAAAAAATAAATGAAATTAATGATGCAGTTTTCCCTTTCATAGTTCCATATATTAATCAATTAATAGAAAATCTGAAATCAGGAGTTAAAAAAGATATAACAAATTCAAAAGTTTATGTAAAACAAGGTGTATCTTCATTGTTAGTTAACAATTTTGCTGATGCATTAGAAAGATTTTTTAATTCTACAAATGATAAAATAACATTACAAGAGTTTTTGAATAATAGTGAATTATTAGGTGAATTAACACCATTACAAAAGATAGTAAAAATGTTTTTAGAATATTATGGGGTTGAATATTTAACCAAAGCTCATGGTGAAGGTTTAAGTACAATTACATTATCTAAAACAAACTTTTCAGATGATAATAAAGCAGTAGAATTTGAAAAAGAAGACACATATGTTATACCTGATACATTTAACAAAATATATGGATTAGGATATACAAATGGTGATTTAGCAGCTAAAAATGTTGGATTAGGTGGAATGAAAAACAAAGAAGCCGCTAAAAAAATATATGAAGCTTTATTATTTAGTAATTTAACAATCAAAAAAACAGCTCAAGAAATTTATAATTGAGGAGTTGAAAGATCAAGAGGAGATTTAGCAGCATTTGAATTTGTTGCAAATAAAATAGCAACATTAGTTACAGGTTCAGAAACAGCTGATTGAACTCCAACAGTTAAATATAATGCGGTTAAATTAGATGCAACACCTTCAAACCCTGCATCTTCAACCGATGTTAAATTAAATATTCGTGTTGGTGGAAAATTAAACATTAAAGAATGATATAAATGATTAACTCAAGATGATATGTACTATGGTTTAGAAGCTACAATGACACCAGAAAAAGCTGATCAAATAATTAAAGATCCAGCATATGCTGACTATGTTGCATTAGCTGATTCTAGAGGATTTGAAAAATATAAAAATTCAGAAGAAAAATACGACTTCAACCAATCAATCACAAACAAACAAATGTATGCTTCAGGATTAGAAGCTCTAAAACAATATAATATTTGAAGAGAAAAAACACAAGATTTTGCATCTTCATACTTTAACAAAGGTATAGAAAATGTTAAAATTATTCCTGTTAAAGAATTTTCAACTGATTTAGGTTCATATAGTAACAGAGCAGGTGCATTCTTCTTTAACCTAAAACCATACATGGGATTACCAAAATGATCAACAACATCATTTGTTAACCATGAATCAAAAATGGGACACCACAACCAATTATGATACACAAAATCATATGGAGCAAAAGAAGGGGATAAAAAACTAGAAATTTTTGATTCTACTGCTTATGCCGAAGGTTGAGCACTATTTATGGAATGATTTGCTATTGAAACAGGATGATATGGAACACCAGATTATAGTGATGCAAATAACTATGATAAAATTCCTAGAGACTTCTATCATGCAATTGATGGATATTTACCAGCTTTAGCAAATGATGAAAAAGCATCGCCTGAAGAAATAGCATACTTAAAAGAAGTTGCTGGTGGAACATACTGAAATTTAGCGACATCAGTTCAAAAAAATCTAACAGATACTCAAGCAGCTAAACTAGCAATCCAAATTGGTAATTTAATGCAATACTATGGAGCAATTAACGAAGCTACTTTACGTGACAATCGTTTAGCTTTAGATACAGCATTACATGGTATTATCGACTCACCAGATGAATACATTGGATCAGGAATTAGTATAAATGACCAAAGAGAATTCATGAAAAAACACTTACAATTACCTTCAGATATCAATGCATATCCAAAACGTTACTTAGGTTACTTAGGACAAGCTACTTCTTACAACACAGGTAAAGAAGTTATGAAAGATATCTACAAAAAAGTTCAAAAAGCTTCAGGAAAAACAAGAAAAGAATTTGCAGAAGATAAAGAAACATTGAAAAAAATGTTCAACTTATATCTATCATACGGAAATATTCCATTAGAAGTTTTAGAGGAATTAGTTATTTCACAAATGATACCAAACGCAGATGAAAATAACAAATATTAA
- a CDS encoding ABC transporter permease, protein MQSNNFKFIDKLTDNNDKVPLKQTEQRQFWKRFFSKKINYFILALFILSCVCLISFRIFIQYNPEQSVSVENDLVNNLNPALNPLIKRNFERGDTLNFVYKIRDLEEIRAKNLLIDPVFKILFDSSYLAGGGNKTINTDIVTLIYNPYDLLKAIELNGLSNEIHNYNFILGTNANGIDIWSRVWYSIFNTIAILVIVTFLNAIIGTFLGSYVALNENKFISKVVVMISYVISSIPEIIWIILLCALYNGSLLSIFVSFLVISWVPFYELTKQEVQRLRNLDFILASKAIGKNNFQIIFTDIFSNIFSVVSIFFVERIALGILIVSAISFLDFINNSSYATIGVVLKESIESLSQNPYFFITIISSLTIIIFSFKFFANSLAFANEVKTTK, encoded by the coding sequence ATGCAGTCAAATAATTTTAAATTTATTGATAAGTTAACTGACAATAATGACAAAGTACCATTAAAACAAACAGAACAAAGACAATTTTGAAAAAGATTTTTTTCAAAAAAAATAAATTATTTTATTCTTGCACTTTTTATATTAAGTTGTGTATGTTTAATAAGTTTTAGGATTTTTATTCAATATAATCCAGAACAATCAGTCAGTGTTGAAAATGATTTAGTAAATAATTTAAATCCTGCATTAAATCCACTTATAAAAAGAAATTTTGAACGTGGTGATACACTAAATTTTGTTTATAAAATAAGAGATTTAGAAGAAATAAGAGCAAAAAATCTGCTAATTGATCCAGTATTTAAAATCTTATTTGATTCATCTTATTTAGCAGGTGGTGGAAATAAAACAATAAATACAGATATAGTTACTTTGATATATAATCCTTATGATTTATTAAAAGCAATTGAACTAAATGGTCTTTCAAATGAAATACATAATTATAATTTTATTTTAGGAACTAATGCAAATGGAATTGATATTTGATCAAGAGTTTGATATTCAATTTTCAATACAATTGCAATATTGGTAATTGTTACATTTTTAAATGCAATAATAGGGACATTTTTAGGTTCTTATGTTGCCTTAAATGAAAATAAATTTATTTCTAAAGTTGTTGTTATGATTTCTTATGTTATATCTTCTATTCCAGAAATTATTTGAATAATTTTATTGTGTGCTTTATATAACGGTTCACTTTTGAGTATTTTTGTAAGTTTTTTAGTAATTAGTTGAGTACCTTTTTATGAACTCACAAAGCAAGAAGTACAGAGATTAAGAAATCTAGATTTCATTTTAGCGTCTAAAGCTATAGGAAAAAATAATTTTCAAATTATTTTTACTGATATATTTAGCAATATTTTTTCAGTTGTTTCTATTTTCTTTGTTGAAAGAATAGCTTTAGGAATTTTAATTGTAAGTGCAATAAGTTTTTTAGATTTTATTAATAACTCATCATATGCAACAATAGGTGTGGTGTTAAAAGAATCAATTGAATCATTGTCACAAAATCCTTATTTCTTTATAACTATTATTAGCTCATTAACTATAATTATTTTTAGCTTTAAATTTTTTGCAAATTCCTTAGCATTTGCAAATGAAGTTAAAACAACAAAATAA
- a CDS encoding ABC transporter permease subunit, with translation MQSKIKQNTNNNFEVNIFLNFINYIKNIFNGSFGQIYSETIAKTNVSIPYLFFSYFGLSLIFCLITFLFSLIIGNALGIISAKYINNVPDKLFTTIINIFTSIPLIILMIILLVFSSAWGFPSQYIINSKYTEFSIIVPIFICFIGTVNFFFFKSRKAYLDYVNSEHYTFAKALGFSYITIFKKFILKQLVISQVKYLFPIYTMLITISLVVERIFNIPGQSVLISFAYNRAEIDILMFFFTFSLIIMTVLQTLFDILINTLNPQQTLQQNTLSIFSVRRFKYAVK, from the coding sequence ATGCAATCAAAAATTAAACAAAATACAAACAATAATTTCGAAGTAAATATATTTTTAAACTTTATAAATTACATAAAAAATATATTTAATGGTTCATTTGGTCAAATTTATTCAGAAACCATTGCAAAAACAAATGTATCAATTCCTTATTTGTTTTTTAGTTATTTTGGACTAAGTTTAATTTTTTGTTTAATAACATTTTTATTTTCATTAATTATCGGTAATGCTTTAGGTATTATAAGTGCTAAATATATAAATAATGTTCCTGATAAATTATTTACAACAATAATTAACATTTTTACTTCAATACCTTTAATTATATTAATGATTATTTTATTAGTTTTTTCTAGTGCTTGAGGTTTTCCTTCTCAATACATAATTAACTCAAAATATACTGAATTTTCAATAATAGTCCCTATATTTATTTGTTTTATAGGTACAGTTAATTTTTTCTTTTTTAAATCAAGAAAAGCATATTTAGATTATGTAAATTCAGAACATTATACTTTTGCAAAAGCTTTGGGATTTAGCTATATAACAATTTTTAAAAAATTTATTTTAAAGCAATTAGTTATTAGCCAAGTTAAATATTTATTTCCTATTTATACAATGCTAATTACAATTTCATTAGTTGTTGAAAGAATATTTAATATTCCGGGTCAAAGTGTTTTAATAAGTTTTGCTTACAATAGAGCAGAGATTGATATATTAATGTTCTTTTTTACTTTTTCTTTAATAATTATGACGGTACTTCAAACATTGTTTGACATTTTAATAAATACTTTAAATCCTCAACAAACATTACAACAAAATACTTTATCAATTTTTTCAGTAAGAAGGTTTAAATATGCAGTCAAATAA
- a CDS encoding carbohydrate ABC transporter permease, whose protein sequence is MLSWIKLRFIKKYRIKKHYNAASVINQKQPFYKPFILILPSLLTILLFTLIPFILVIMDAFLIQRNSFNAGNLELSHGNFVKLFGGTFTSDGVTQTYEADKWFVAGIRNSIIYAIVALPISLVISLLISSAIANVLRKKLRGFFQTIFFIPYVTSGIAVSVTFYFLFDTQNGFINQLIDRKIPIPWLTSGETSSFYAFVVILIRGVWGNLAFQVLLLTTAMLSVNPSLYKAASIDGSHKLQQFFSITLPSIKRTVSFLITIGIIGGIKIFPLALFNNNALEGFHNGGSSIMLYIFYFVREDVHLAAAASLVLFVLGVFISFTLRRLVTITYNISINLGVKNVSNKIMNKRKVSKKIFSF, encoded by the coding sequence ATGCTTAGTTGAATTAAATTAAGATTTATTAAAAAATACCGTATTAAAAAACATTACAATGCGGCTAGCGTAATAAATCAAAAACAACCTTTTTACAAACCTTTTATATTGATTTTACCGTCATTATTGACAATATTATTATTTACATTAATACCTTTTATATTAGTTATTATGGATGCTTTCTTAATTCAAAGAAATAGCTTTAATGCTGGTAATTTAGAATTAAGTCATGGTAACTTTGTTAAACTATTTGGAGGAACATTTACTTCAGATGGTGTAACACAAACATATGAAGCAGATAAATGATTTGTAGCCGGTATAAGAAACTCAATCATTTATGCAATTGTTGCTTTACCTATATCATTAGTAATTTCACTACTAATATCTTCAGCAATTGCAAACGTTTTAAGAAAAAAATTAAGAGGATTTTTCCAAACCATATTCTTTATTCCTTATGTAACAAGTGGAATAGCAGTATCAGTTACTTTCTATTTCTTATTTGATACTCAAAATGGTTTTATAAATCAACTTATTGATAGAAAAATACCAATTCCATGATTAACCAGTGGAGAAACTTCATCATTTTATGCATTTGTTGTTATATTAATTAGAGGTGTATGAGGTAATTTAGCATTTCAAGTTCTTTTATTAACAACAGCTATGTTATCTGTTAACCCTAGTTTATATAAAGCAGCAAGTATTGATGGATCTCATAAATTACAACAATTTTTCTCAATTACTTTACCATCAATAAAAAGAACAGTATCGTTTTTAATAACGATTGGAATTATTGGTGGAATCAAGATATTCCCATTAGCCTTATTTAATAATAACGCTTTAGAAGGATTCCATAATGGAGGATCAAGTATTATGTTATACATCTTCTACTTTGTGCGTGAAGATGTACACCTAGCAGCAGCTGCGTCACTTGTTTTATTTGTTTTAGGAGTATTTATTTCATTTACACTAAGAAGATTAGTAACAATTACATACAATATCAGTATAAATTTAGGAGTTAAAAATGTTTCGAACAAAATTATGAATAAAAGAAAAGTATCTAAAAAAATCTTTAGCTTCTAA
- a CDS encoding ABC transporter ATP-binding protein, producing MSKEKNNVANTNDDNYVIVIENLKKNFKKFQALKGISFSVKKGELFGFLGLNGAGKTTTLNIILGLLKKDGGNIYINNKSIDEDIVSIRNDIGIVFQESILDPGLSVYQNLLVRASLYKSYFKDKDIKEVVDEVIKEFQLKDFVHRNYSKLSGGQKRRVDIARALVHKPSILFLDEPTTGLDPSTRKLVWEILAKIQKSRGLTILLTTHYMEEADNCDHAIIIQKGQKLVEGTPAELKTKYSSSTVKIHKCSQILKEKLDRNLDNYLNCTVVNGSYVIKFESFEKGSQWIKENIEQILDYEFYKGTMDEVFLNVTQLFGGL from the coding sequence ATGAGTAAAGAAAAGAATAATGTAGCTAATACAAACGATGATAATTATGTAATTGTTATCGAAAATTTAAAAAAGAATTTTAAAAAATTTCAAGCTTTAAAAGGAATATCTTTTTCTGTTAAAAAAGGTGAATTATTTGGATTTTTAGGACTTAATGGAGCAGGAAAAACAACAACACTAAATATAATTTTAGGATTATTGAAAAAAGATGGGGGGAATATATATATAAATAATAAATCTATAGATGAAGATATTGTTTCCATTAGAAATGATATTGGTATTGTATTTCAAGAATCTATTTTAGATCCTGGATTAAGTGTTTATCAGAACTTATTAGTAAGAGCTAGTTTATACAAATCTTATTTTAAAGATAAAGATATAAAAGAAGTTGTTGATGAAGTAATTAAAGAGTTTCAATTAAAAGATTTTGTTCATAGAAATTATTCAAAACTAAGTGGAGGGCAAAAAAGAAGAGTTGACATTGCAAGAGCATTAGTTCATAAACCATCAATTTTATTTTTAGATGAACCAACAACTGGTCTTGATCCAAGTACAAGAAAATTAGTTTGAGAAATTCTTGCTAAGATTCAAAAATCAAGAGGATTAACAATACTTTTAACAACACATTATATGGAAGAAGCTGATAATTGTGATCATGCTATTATTATTCAAAAAGGTCAAAAATTAGTTGAAGGTACACCTGCTGAATTAAAAACAAAATACTCAAGTAGCACTGTAAAAATACACAAATGTTCACAAATCTTAAAAGAAAAATTAGATAGAAATTTAGATAATTATTTAAACTGTACAGTGGTAAATGGAAGTTATGTAATTAAATTTGAAAGTTTTGAAAAAGGTTCTCAATGAATTAAAGAAAATATAGAACAAATTTTAGATTATGAATTCTATAAAGGTACAATGGATGAAGTATTTTTAAATGTAACACAACTATTTGGAGGTTTATAA
- a CDS encoding carbohydrate ABC transporter permease — protein sequence MFRTKLWIKEKYLKKSLASKQEKISKQVETANLIGNLLGFFFKFFVFVFFGLLILFPFYFMISMSLLDTQVVLISDNSNLPIYPKKFEGDGLSLHFENFQQAFQSGYFKSLVMTAGVTAISVVGKIFFSITFGYAFSLRKWKFKNASWLLFLSLLVLPEVALLSGQYKIAVTLGWQSGPMQLVSLSMPFVASVFSGFMYRNAFEAIPDSVRESAMIDGASEFKFFVKVAIPMVKATTWTVGILTAFAAWNSFIWPSLILSGSNNNGYSVLNLWLFTTGKSTETEVSRVFINIRMAAVILVILPMFITYFFFRKRIMNAISRQGQATKG from the coding sequence ATGTTTCGAACAAAATTATGAATAAAAGAAAAGTATCTAAAAAAATCTTTAGCTTCTAAACAAGAAAAAATCTCAAAACAAGTTGAAACAGCAAATTTAATTGGAAACTTACTTGGATTCTTCTTTAAATTTTTTGTGTTCGTATTTTTTGGATTATTAATCCTATTCCCGTTCTATTTTATGATTTCTATGTCACTACTTGACACACAAGTTGTATTGATATCAGATAATTCTAACTTACCTATTTATCCTAAAAAATTTGAAGGAGATGGACTAAGTTTACACTTTGAAAACTTCCAACAAGCTTTTCAATCAGGATATTTTAAATCACTAGTTATGACAGCTGGTGTAACTGCAATAAGTGTTGTCGGAAAAATATTCTTCAGTATAACATTTGGTTATGCATTTAGTTTAAGAAAATGAAAATTTAAAAATGCTTCATGATTGTTATTTTTAAGTTTATTAGTATTACCAGAAGTAGCTTTATTATCTGGACAATATAAAATAGCAGTAACATTAGGATGACAATCTGGACCAATGCAATTAGTTTCACTATCTATGCCATTTGTTGCTTCAGTATTTTCTGGTTTTATGTATAGAAATGCATTTGAAGCAATTCCTGATTCAGTAAGAGAAAGTGCTATGATTGATGGTGCAAGTGAATTTAAATTCTTTGTTAAAGTAGCAATTCCTATGGTTAAAGCAACAACTTGAACAGTTGGAATTCTTACAGCATTTGCAGCATGAAATAGTTTTATTTGACCAAGTTTAATTTTAAGTGGATCAAATAATAATGGTTATAGTGTTTTAAACTTATGACTATTTACAACTGGAAAAAGTACAGAAACTGAAGTTTCACGTGTATTTATAAACATACGTATGGCAGCAGTAATTTTAGTAATTTTACCAATGTTCATAACTTATTTCTTCTTTAGAAAACGTATTATGAATGCTATCTCAAGACAAGGTCAAGCTACAAAAGGATAA
- the tuf gene encoding elongation factor Tu, with protein MAKQDFDRSKAHVNIGTIGHVDHGKTTLTAAIATVLAKKGLSEARDYASIDNAPEEKERGITINTAHIEYNTQIRHYAHVDCPGHADYVKNMITGAAQMDGAILVVAATDGAMPQTREHILLSKQVGVPKMVVFLNKVDMLEGEEEIIDLVEMDIRDLLSSYGFDGDNTPIIRGSALKALQGDAKYEAGIEELMNAVDAWIDEPPRETDKPFLMAVEDVFTITGRGTVATGRVERGQLTINEEVEIVGLKPTKKTVVTGIEMFRKNLKEAMAGDNAGLLLRGVDRSEVERGQVLAKPKTIIPHTEFKATIYALKKEEGGRHTPFFSHYKPQFYFRTTDVTGGIKFTDGREMVVPGENVDLIVDLISPIAVENGTKFSIREGGRTVGAGTVVEIVK; from the coding sequence ATGGCAAAACAAGATTTTGACCGTTCAAAAGCTCACGTTAACATTGGAACCATAGGACACGTTGACCATGGTAAAACTACTTTAACTGCTGCTATTGCTACAGTTTTAGCTAAAAAAGGGTTATCAGAAGCTCGTGACTATGCATCAATCGATAACGCTCCAGAAGAAAAAGAACGTGGAATTACAATTAATACAGCTCACATTGAATACAATACACAAATTCGTCACTATGCACACGTTGACTGTCCAGGTCACGCTGACTATGTTAAAAACATGATTACAGGAGCTGCACAAATGGATGGAGCTATTCTAGTAGTAGCTGCAACAGATGGTGCTATGCCTCAAACACGTGAACACATCCTACTTTCAAAACAAGTTGGAGTTCCCAAAATGGTAGTATTTCTAAATAAAGTAGATATGCTAGAAGGTGAAGAAGAAATTATCGACCTAGTTGAAATGGATATTCGTGACTTATTATCATCATACGGATTTGATGGAGATAATACACCTATTATTCGTGGATCAGCTTTAAAAGCACTACAAGGTGATGCTAAATATGAAGCTGGAATAGAAGAATTAATGAATGCAGTTGATGCATGAATAGATGAACCTCCTCGTGAAACAGATAAACCATTCTTAATGGCTGTTGAAGATGTTTTCACAATTACAGGACGTGGAACAGTTGCAACAGGAAGAGTTGAACGTGGACAATTAACAATTAACGAAGAAGTTGAAATTGTTGGACTAAAACCAACCAAAAAAACAGTTGTTACAGGAATTGAAATGTTCCGTAAAAACTTAAAAGAAGCTATGGCTGGAGATAATGCTGGATTATTACTACGTGGAGTTGACCGTTCAGAAGTTGAACGTGGACAAGTTTTAGCAAAACCTAAAACAATTATTCCTCACACAGAATTCAAAGCAACAATCTATGCACTTAAAAAAGAAGAAGGGGGACGTCACACACCATTCTTCTCACACTATAAACCACAATTCTACTTCAGAACAACAGACGTTACAGGTGGAATTAAATTCACTGATGGACGTGAAATGGTTGTTCCAGGAGAAAACGTTGACTTAATCGTTGACTTAATCTCACCAATCGCTGTTGAAAACGGAACCAAATTCTCAATCCGTGAAGGTGGAAGAACAGTTGGTGCTGGTACAGTTGTAGAAATTGTTAAATAA